The Mustela nigripes isolate SB6536 chromosome 4, MUSNIG.SB6536, whole genome shotgun sequence genome includes a window with the following:
- the LOC132014895 gene encoding olfactory receptor 9A1-like — protein sequence MLKNYSSAIEFYLLGFRGSKELHNILFATFFLLYSVTVMGNILIIVIVCVDKRLQSPMYFFLGHLSVLEILITSVAVPLMLWGLLLPGMQAISLTACSAQLYLYLSLGTSELVLMGAMAVDRYVAICNPLRYNIIMNSHTCIWVVIVSWVFGFLFQIWPVYATFQLTFCKSNVVDHFLCDRGQLLKLSCDDSLFTEFILFLMAVFIIVGSLIPTIISYTYIVSTILKIPSASGQRKAFSTCASHFTFVVIGYGTCLFLYVKPKQTQAAEYNRVASLMVLVVTPFLNPFIFTLRNDKFIEAFRDFMKRCYQLLKD from the coding sequence ATGTTGAAGAATTATTCTAGTGCCATTGAATTTTATCTACTTGGCTTTCGTGGCTCCAAAGAGCTACACAATATTCTTTTTGCCACATTCTTCCTTCTCTACTCAGTGACAGTCATGGGGAACATACTTATCATTGTGATTGTCTGTGTTGATAAACGCCTGCAGTcccccatgtatttcttccttggcCACCTCTCTGTTCTAGAGATCCTGATCACATCAGTTGCTGTCCCCTTGATGCTCTGGGGGTTACTGCTTCCTGGGATGCAGGCAATATCTTTGACAGCATGTAGTGCACAATTATATTTGTACCTTTCTTTGGGTACGTCAGAGTTGGTATTAATGGGAGCGATGGCTGTGGACCGTTATGTGGCTATCTGTAACCCCCTGAGGTACAACATCATTATGAACAGCCACACCTGCATCTGGGTGGTCATTGTGTCATGGGTGTTTGGGTTCCTATTTCAAATCTGGCCCGTCTACGCCACATTTCAGCTTACCTTCTGCAAATCAAATGTGGTAGATCATTTTTTATGTGACCGAGGGCAACTGCTCAAATTATCCTGTGATGACAGCCTTTTCAcagagtttattctttttttaatggctgtattCATTATTGTTGGTTCTTTGATCCCTACAATCATCTCCTACACCTACATCGTCTCCACCATCCTCAAGATCCCCTCAGCCTCTGGTCAGAGGAAAGCCTTCTCTACCTGTGCATCCCACTTCACCTTTGTTGTGATTGGCTATGGCACCTGCTTGTTCCTGTATGTGAAACCCAAGCAAACACAGGCAGCTGAGTACAACAGGGTAGCATCACTGATGGTTTTAGTGGTGACCCCTTTTCTGAACCCATTCATCTTCACCCTCCGGAATGATAAATTTATAGAGGCCTTTCGAGATTTCATGAAACGCTGCTATCAACTCCTCAAGGATTAG